One Setaria viridis chromosome 5, Setaria_viridis_v4.0, whole genome shotgun sequence genomic region harbors:
- the LOC117854608 gene encoding G-type lectin S-receptor-like serine/threonine-protein kinase SD2-5: protein MCYIGSLQRTAKVIDDYLKYKTMALVLLLGFCFPQTIVAQPSTVWLPLPPPKSFWVISKMQSNISLDTRNTYIFPVLYNSGISYGTYFGFYTMDGVSFILVVAFSGPQGPVVWSANPDNPVRKDAVLSFTGEGNLLLQDVGTLIWSTDTSNKSVAGMGLDLSGNLVLFDHNHSSVWQSFDNPTDTLVMGQSLCRGMKLTAKPSKPKWSSSRFYLSAEWNGLQHSFSPAAYTQLFQTKATPTPTSSPSNCYAFVNGSLGFPDKIFSLPSASSLQFMRLESDGHLRLYEMQERKSPQMLFDVLSTVIAFCDYPLACGDYGVCNNGQCSCPSLSSFRFQNERLPGAGCVPLSNISCEHAHHHKLIPLNNISYFSNSSFSKLAFSVYSENDCKQSCLMNCSCKVVIYYSDIGADYCLLLSEQMLILFAEDSSNRFLAFVKVQDNLTEKRRVVIIVCSTVAGFSLILILVCVVIWKKCKKEKEPLFDGIPGTPKSFSFDELKVATRNFTIKLGHGGFGSVFKGMIGKDTVAVKRLEGVEQGTEEFLAEVQTVGRMHHLNLVRLVGFCAEKSHKLLVYEYLSNGSLDKWIFHASPVFTLSWKTRRSIIIAIARGLSYLHEECKEKIAHLDIKPQNILLDDKFNAKLSDFGLSKMITRDQSKIMTRMRGTRGYLAPEWLGSKITEKADIYSFGIVMIEIICGRENLDESQPEESMHLISLLQERARSGQLSDLVDCSSNDMKSHMEEVMETMKLAMWCLQVDSSRRPLMSTVAKVLEGVRSLDDTPDCNFVPSFASTNNGVVGSSCSYVPCESHLSGPR from the coding sequence ATGTGCTATATAGGATCTCTTCAGCGGACTGCAAAGGTTATTGATGATTATCTTAAGTATAAAACGATggcccttgttttgttgcttggcTTCTGTTTTCCCCAGACCATCGTTGCCCAGCCCTCCACTGTATGGTTACCTCTCCCACCTCCCAAAAGTTTTTGGGTCATTTCCAAAATGCAAAGTAATATATCCCTGGACACAAGAAACACTTATATTTTTCCTGTTCTCTACAATAGTGGAATCTCGTATGGAACTTATTTTGGCTTCTATACCATGGATGGTGTTTCATTCATTCTGGTTGTAGCGTTTTCGGGACCCCAAGGTCCTGTCGTCTGGTCTGCCAACCCTGACAATCCTGTAAGGAAGGATGCTGTCTTGAGCTTCACCGGTGAAGGGAATTTGCTCCTCCAAGATGTTGGCACATTGATCTGGTCCACAGACACGTCGAACAAGTCAGTCGCAGGCATGGGCCTTGATCTTTCAGGAAACCTTGTGCTTTTTGATCATAATCATTCCTCAGTCTGGCAGTCTTTTGACAACCCAACAGATACTTTGGTCATGGGGCAGTCACTTTGTAGGGGAATGAAGCTTACTGCGAAACCCTCAAAACCAAAGTGGTCATCTTCCAGGTTTTATCTTTCGGCAGAGTGGAATGGGCTGCAGCACTCTTTCAGTCCAGCAGCTTATACACAGCTGTTCCAAACTAAAGCTACACCTACACCAACTTCTAGCCCGTCAAATTGTTATGCATTTGTCAATGGCAGCCTAGGGTTCCCAGATAAGATCTTCTCACTACCTTCAGCAAGTTCATTGCAGTTCATGAGGTTAGAGTCTGATGGGCATTTGAGGCTTTATGAGATGCAGGAGCGTAAATCACCGCAGATGTTGTTTGATGTATTAAGCACAGTCATTGCCTTCTGCGATTACCCGTTGGCCTGTGGTGATTATGGTGTTTGCAATAATGGGCAATGTTCGTGTCCTAGTTTGAGCTCTTTTAGGTTCCAAAATGAACGGCTTCCAGGTGCTGGATGTGTACCCTTATCAAACATCTCCTGCGAACATGCTCACCACCACAAGTTGATACCACTCAACAACATTTCATACTTTAGTAACAGTTCGTTTTCAAAATTAGCATTTTCTGTTTATTCAGAAAATGACTGCAAGCAATCTTGTTTAATGAATTGCTCTTGCAAAGTAGTGATTTATTATTCCGACATAGGTGCTGATTACTGCTTATTGTTATCAGAGCAGATGCTAATTTTGTTTGCAGAGGATTCATCAAATCGCTTTTTGGCATTTGTTAAGGTACAGGATAATCTCACAGAAAAAAGGAGGGTGGTTATTATTGTCTGCTCCACAGTTGCAGGTTTTTCTCTAATATTGATATTAGTTTGTGTTGTCATATGGAAAAAgtgcaagaaagagaaggaaccTCTCTTTGATGGCATACCTGGGACACCAAAGAGTTTCTCCTTTGATGAGTTGAAGGTCGCTACCAGGAACTTTACTATAAAGCTGGGACATGGTGGTTTTGGGTCGGTCTTCAAAGGCATGATAGGGAAGGATACCGTTGCTGTCAAACGCTTGGAGGGTGTCGAACAAGGAACAGAAGAGTTCTTGGCAGAGGTCCAGACGGTTGGTAGAATGCATCACCTTAACCTCGTAAGGTTAGTAGGATTTTGTGCTGAGAAATCACATAAGCTCCTTGTCTATGAGTACTTGTCAAATGGTTCATTGGATAAATGGATTTTTCACGCAAGTCCAGTTTTCACTCTTTCTTGGAAAACTAGACGTAGCATCATCATTGCAATTGCTAGAGGATTGTCTTACCTCCATGAGGAATGCAAGGAAAAGATAGCCCATTTAGACATCAAGCCACAAAATATTCTCCTGGATGATAAATTCAATGCAAAACTCTCAGATTTTGGACTTTCAAAGATGATAACCAGGGACCAGAGCAAAATAATGACCCGAATGCGAGGAACGCGTGGTTATCTAGCACCTGAATGGCTTGGCTCAAAAATCACTGAGAAGGCTGACATCTACAGCTTTGGAATTGTGATGATTGAAATTATTTGTGGTCGAGAAAATTTGGATGAATCACAGCCCGAGGAGAGCATGCACTTGATAAGCCTGCTTCAAGAGAGGGCAAGGTCCGGTCAGCTGTCTGATTTGGTGGACTGTAGCAGCAATGACATGAAATCCCATATGGAGGAGGTCATGGAAACAATGAAGCTTGCAATGTGGTGCTTGCAGGTTGATAGCAGCAGAAGGCCCTTGATGTCCACAGTGGCCAAGGTGTTGGAAGGTGTGAGGAGCTTAGATGACACACCTGACTGCAATTTCGTCCCAAGTTTTGCATCAACCAACAACGGTGTAGTGGGATCAAGTTGTTCCTATGTACCTTGTGAGTCACATTTATCCGGGCCTAGGTGA
- the LOC117854609 gene encoding uncharacterized protein — protein sequence MSRFFRGAALAAAAAGGLSSAVVSWNLSSPLPLSASPSSSPSTSVGPAAAATGHLALVRAHPGLRELGAMLTPASFFVDATQALLAGALRCAPLYPSTLRQGRDYLTAQILSAESEGHAASEEAAMDRINMALLDARDGHLDDASDAIARLAAERPGDTTSRLYAAALCHVLGRHEEGTRWLHDAAVPDLSRLEHKMPFVEGVLVSTVGSAPRAVAGSEELVLRTTLGLVELTMWSIFQHGDLPERLQVLALMVFLRGAVARKLGRDDGPAPPEGSQDASSPQAS from the coding sequence ATGTCGCGCTTCTTCCGCGGcgctgccctcgccgccgcagcggccggGGGCCTGTCCTCTGCAGTAGTCTCGTGGAACCTCTCCTCGCCCCTCCCGCTCtcggcctccccctcctcttccccgtcGACGTccgtcggccccgccgccgctgccaccggccACCTCGCCCTCGTCCGCGCACACCCGGGCCTCCGCGAGCTCGGCGCGATGCTCACACCGGCCTCCTTCTTCGTCGACGCCACCCAGGCGCTCCTCGCGGGCGCTCTGCGCTGCGCGCCCCTCTACCCCAGCACGCTCCGGCAGGGCCGCGACTACCTCACTGCGCAGATCCTGTCCGCGGAGTCGGAGGGCCACGCGgcgtcggaggaggcggcgatggaCCGGATCAACATGGCCCTCCTCGACGCGCGTGACGGCCACCTCGACGACGCGAGCGACGCCATCGCGCGCCTCGCCGCGGAGCGCCCCGGCGACACCACCTCGCGCCTCTACGCTGCCGCGCTTTGCCACGTGCTCGGCCGACACGAGGAGGGGACGCGGTGGCTCCACGACGCCGCGGTGCCCGACCTTTCCCGCCTCGAGCACAAGATGCCGTTCGTTGAGGGCGTCCTTGTCTCCACGGTCggctccgcgccgcgcgccgtcgcggGCTCGGAGGAGCTGGTCTTGCGCACCACGCTCGGGCTGGTGGAGCTGACGATGTGGTCCATTTTCCAGCACGGCGATCTGCCGGAGAGGCTTCAGGTGTTGGCGTTGATGGTATTCTTGCGGGGGGCCGTAGCGAGGAAGTTAGGCAGAGATGATGGACCAGCACCGCCGGAGGGATCTCAGGACGCATCGTCACCCCAAGCTTCCTAG